One Corynebacterium uterequi DNA segment encodes these proteins:
- a CDS encoding DUF3558 family protein, whose product MLRRNQASGQRRAHRARQGIAACLLAASLLPLSSCSDASYTRVTNTKLPPGFYLSGEFVELGPRDPNAPDPEWIDPCNEIPEEILADIGMKRGTRAGGEMFGMLGCSGPVSKKLTNGVEYPIYKMDQGLTAGPTFNWQLIAEQDVDNQDYLDDIPGVIVRKRERDCNLSVDTERGLFSVAVAGAKGEINGDEACEIATKSFYRIYNQLREQK is encoded by the coding sequence ATGCTGCGAAGAAACCAAGCCTCGGGCCAACGACGAGCCCACCGAGCACGTCAGGGTATCGCCGCCTGCCTGTTAGCAGCATCCCTGCTGCCGCTCTCAAGCTGCTCGGACGCGTCCTACACCAGGGTCACCAACACTAAACTCCCGCCTGGGTTCTACCTCAGCGGCGAATTCGTCGAACTCGGACCACGTGACCCCAACGCCCCCGACCCGGAATGGATCGACCCCTGCAACGAAATCCCCGAAGAGATTCTCGCAGACATCGGCATGAAACGAGGAACCCGAGCAGGAGGCGAAATGTTCGGGATGCTTGGATGCTCGGGCCCCGTCAGTAAAAAACTCACAAACGGCGTCGAGTACCCCATCTACAAGATGGACCAGGGTCTGACAGCAGGTCCTACTTTTAACTGGCAGCTCATAGCAGAACAAGATGTCGATAACCAAGACTATCTGGATGATATCCCTGGGGTCATTGTTCGGAAGCGAGAACGGGATTGCAATCTGTCAGTGGACACAGAAAGAGGGCTATTTTCGGTAGCAGTTGCTGGAGCAAAAGGCGAGATCAACGGTGATGAAGCTTGTGAGATCGCAACCAAGAGCTTCTACCGAATCTACAACCAGCTCAGGGAGCAGAAATGA
- the rpoZ gene encoding DNA-directed RNA polymerase subunit omega: MTNPINEPKPEAIYDPPSGITGPAIDVLLDKVSSKYALAIFAAKRARQINSYYQQPEDGVFEYIGPLVTPEAGEKPLSIALREIEAGVVTYDEGK; encoded by the coding sequence GTGACCAACCCGATTAACGAGCCGAAGCCCGAGGCGATCTACGACCCGCCCTCAGGGATCACCGGGCCCGCGATCGACGTGCTCCTGGACAAGGTGTCCTCGAAGTACGCCCTCGCTATCTTCGCCGCCAAGCGCGCCCGCCAAATCAACAGCTACTACCAGCAGCCGGAAGACGGCGTCTTCGAGTACATCGGACCGCTTGTCACCCCGGAAGCAGGGGAGAAGCCGCTGTCGATCGCGCTGCGAGAGATCGAAGCCGGCGTTGTGACCTACGACGAAGGTAAGTAG
- the gmk gene encoding guanylate kinase, with the protein MTSDVSRGRLVVLAGPSAVGKSTVVSQLKSDVDGLYFSVSMTTRDPRPGETDGIDYFFVSAEDFQTHVDNGEMLEWAEIHGGLQRSGTPAGPVEDALNAGRPVLVEVDLAGARNIKKLRPEAETVFLAPPSWEELVDRLTGRGTESEDVIARRLETAKNELACQSEFDHVVVNRDLTEAVSAIKDLLEGRADN; encoded by the coding sequence ATGACTTCGGACGTCTCTCGGGGGCGCCTGGTGGTACTGGCCGGGCCCTCAGCCGTCGGTAAATCGACCGTCGTCTCCCAGCTTAAGAGCGACGTCGACGGGCTGTATTTCAGCGTCTCCATGACCACGCGGGACCCGCGCCCCGGTGAGACGGACGGCATCGATTACTTCTTCGTGTCCGCGGAAGACTTCCAAACCCATGTGGACAACGGAGAGATGCTGGAGTGGGCCGAGATCCACGGCGGACTGCAGCGCTCCGGCACACCGGCGGGACCGGTGGAAGACGCGCTCAACGCCGGGCGGCCCGTCCTCGTTGAGGTAGACCTCGCCGGCGCCCGGAACATCAAGAAACTCCGCCCCGAAGCGGAAACGGTGTTCCTTGCCCCGCCGTCGTGGGAAGAGCTTGTTGACCGCCTGACCGGCCGTGGCACCGAATCGGAGGACGTCATCGCTCGGCGGCTGGAAACCGCCAAGAACGAGCTTGCGTGCCAAAGCGAATTCGACCACGTAGTTGTGAACCGAGACCTGACGGAGGCCGTCAGCGCCATCAAGGACCTTCTTGAAGGCCGAGCCGACAACTAG
- the mihF gene encoding integration host factor, actinobacterial type, which translates to MALPKLTDEQRKAALAKAAEARKARAELKAELKRGGTDLKEVLGKAETDEIIGKTKVSAILEALPKVGKVKAKEIMDELEIAQTRRLRGLGERQRRALLERFGFSED; encoded by the coding sequence GTGGCCCTTCCCAAGTTGACCGATGAGCAGCGCAAGGCTGCACTCGCCAAGGCTGCCGAAGCACGGAAGGCCCGCGCCGAGCTCAAGGCCGAGCTCAAGCGCGGAGGAACCGACCTCAAGGAGGTCTTGGGCAAGGCCGAGACCGATGAGATCATCGGCAAGACCAAGGTTTCCGCTATCCTCGAGGCCCTGCCGAAGGTGGGCAAGGTCAAGGCTAAGGAAATCATGGATGAACTCGAGATCGCCCAGACCCGTCGTCTGCGCGGCCTCGGCGAGCGTCAGCGCCGCGCCCTGCTGGAGCGCTTCGGCTTCTCGGAGGACTAA
- the pyrF gene encoding orotidine-5'-phosphate decarboxylase encodes MTTTFGERLLDAAQTHGRLCVGIDPHDALLDAWGLPRDVNGLRTFTRTCVDAFAGHVALVKPQVAFFERYGSAGLAILEEALAALRDAGTLTLADAKRGDIGSTMAGYAEAWLGDSPLRADAVTVSPYLGVGALAPVFDMAQRKGGGVFVLAATSNPEAPALQQSVDDRGTTVAQRVVDECARLNVGASAGSIGVVVGATVTNPPNLDDLNGPVLMPGVGAQGASAEDVERIAGNVGHLAFPNVSRAILAAGPDPRDLQKCLFLEAAKFPGRAS; translated from the coding sequence ATGACGACGACCTTCGGTGAGCGGCTGCTAGACGCAGCCCAGACTCACGGCCGGCTCTGCGTCGGCATCGACCCCCACGATGCGCTGCTCGACGCGTGGGGGCTGCCCCGCGACGTCAACGGCCTGCGCACCTTCACCCGCACATGCGTCGACGCCTTCGCCGGCCACGTCGCCCTCGTGAAGCCTCAGGTGGCCTTCTTCGAAAGGTACGGCTCCGCCGGGCTGGCGATCCTCGAAGAGGCGCTAGCCGCGCTCCGCGATGCCGGAACGCTGACGCTGGCCGACGCCAAACGCGGCGACATAGGCTCGACGATGGCCGGATACGCCGAAGCTTGGCTAGGGGACTCCCCGCTGCGGGCCGACGCGGTCACTGTCTCGCCCTACCTCGGCGTCGGCGCACTAGCGCCGGTTTTCGACATGGCCCAGCGGAAGGGAGGAGGCGTCTTCGTCCTCGCGGCGACGTCGAACCCCGAAGCCCCCGCGCTGCAACAGTCCGTAGATGATCGCGGGACGACGGTCGCCCAGCGCGTCGTCGACGAATGCGCTCGACTCAACGTCGGCGCGTCCGCCGGGAGCATTGGCGTCGTGGTCGGAGCGACTGTTACTAACCCGCCGAACCTGGATGACCTCAACGGTCCGGTACTCATGCCGGGCGTTGGCGCTCAGGGAGCCAGCGCGGAGGACGTGGAACGAATTGCCGGAAACGTCGGACATCTTGCGTTCCCCAACGTGTCGCGTGCCATCCTCGCCGCCGGACCGGACCCGCGTGACCTGCAGAAATGTCTCTTTTTGGAGGCTGCGAAGTTTCCAGGCCGGGCCAGTTGA
- the carB gene encoding carbamoyl-phosphate synthase large subunit — MPKRTDLHHVLVIGSGPIVIGQACEFDYSGTQACRILKEEGLRVTLINSNPATIMTDPEFADATYIEPIHPEYIDKIFTREAAAGHPIDAVLATLGGQTALNAAIQLDRQGILAKHGAELIGADIEAIERGEDRQKFKDIVEKVGGESARSTVCYSMEEVRATVAELGLPVVVRPSFTMGGLGSGLAFTEEDIERIAGDGLAASPEANVLIEESILGWKEYELELMRDGDDNVVVIASIENVDAVGVHTGDSVTVAPALTLTDREFQHLRNLGIGIIREVGVDTGGCNIQFAVNPTNGRTVVIEMNPRVSRSSALASKATGFPIAKLAAKLAIGYTLDEVRNDITGTTPAAFEPTLDYVIVKAPRFAFEKFPGADDTLTTSMKSVGEAMGIGRNYISGLNKVMRSLEQKQAGFWTTTDAYFAGDRATDVDAVLEDLRRPTDGRMYDVELALRLGASIEQVYEVSGIDPWYLAELKALVDFRAVLANAPVLDESLLREAKVFGLSDRQIAALRPELAGEDGVRSLRWSLGVRPVYKTVDTCAGEFEAQTPYHYSAYELDPDAESEVAVTGKDKVIILGSGPNRIGQGIEFDYSCVHAALELSARGYETVMVNCNPETVSTDYDTADRLYFEPLTFEDVMEVYHAESQSGTVAGVIVQLGGQTPLGLAQRLADAGVPVVGTSPEAIDLAEDRGEFGKVLADANLPAPEFGTATSFEQAQAVAKDIGYPVLVRPSYVLGGRGMEIVYDEPSLKNYIDRATELSPDHPVLVDRFLDSAIEIDVDALCDGEEVYLGGVMEHIEEAGIHSGDSACALPPMTLGPEDIANVRRSATAIAFGVGVKGLLNIQFALKDDVLYVIEANPRASRTVPFVSKATGVHLAKAAARIMMGATIAELKDEGMLPADYDGGSLPLDHPIAVKEAVLPFTRFRRPDGSMLDTLLSPEMKSTGEVMGLADDFGGAYAKAEHASFGELPTQGTIFVTVANRDKRTLIFPIQRLYTMGFKLLATSGTAQMLRRNGIDCEVVLKGSEVRDGAKGESIVDRILNGEVDLILNTPAGSAGARHDGYDIRAAAVTSGIPLMTTVQGVTACVQGIEALRSDELQVRALQDLNHGGGQAS; from the coding sequence ATGCCTAAGCGCACCGACTTACACCATGTCCTCGTCATCGGCTCCGGCCCGATCGTCATCGGCCAGGCCTGCGAGTTCGACTACTCAGGCACCCAAGCCTGCCGCATCCTCAAAGAGGAGGGCCTGCGCGTCACCCTCATCAACTCCAACCCGGCCACCATCATGACCGACCCGGAGTTCGCCGACGCCACATACATCGAGCCGATTCACCCCGAATACATCGACAAGATCTTCACCCGGGAAGCCGCCGCCGGCCACCCGATCGACGCGGTACTGGCCACCCTCGGGGGACAGACCGCGCTTAACGCCGCGATCCAACTCGACCGGCAGGGGATCCTCGCCAAGCACGGTGCGGAACTCATCGGCGCCGACATCGAGGCCATCGAGCGCGGCGAGGACCGGCAGAAGTTCAAAGACATCGTTGAAAAGGTCGGCGGTGAGTCCGCTCGCTCCACCGTCTGCTACTCCATGGAGGAGGTCCGGGCGACCGTCGCGGAACTCGGCCTGCCCGTCGTCGTCCGCCCGTCGTTCACCATGGGTGGGCTGGGCTCCGGCCTGGCGTTCACGGAGGAAGACATCGAGCGCATCGCCGGCGATGGTCTTGCCGCGTCGCCGGAAGCCAATGTCCTCATCGAAGAGTCGATCCTCGGCTGGAAGGAATACGAGCTAGAGCTCATGCGCGACGGCGACGACAACGTGGTCGTCATTGCCTCTATCGAGAACGTCGACGCCGTCGGCGTGCACACTGGCGACTCGGTCACCGTAGCCCCGGCGCTGACGCTGACCGACCGCGAGTTCCAGCACCTGCGTAACCTCGGCATCGGCATCATCCGCGAGGTCGGTGTGGATACCGGCGGCTGCAACATCCAGTTCGCCGTCAACCCCACCAACGGCCGCACCGTCGTCATCGAGATGAACCCGCGCGTGTCCCGCTCCTCCGCACTGGCGTCGAAGGCCACCGGTTTCCCCATCGCCAAGCTGGCTGCCAAACTGGCCATCGGCTACACCCTCGACGAGGTGCGCAACGACATCACCGGCACCACCCCGGCCGCCTTTGAGCCCACCCTCGACTACGTCATCGTCAAGGCGCCGCGCTTCGCCTTCGAGAAGTTCCCCGGGGCCGACGACACGCTGACCACCTCCATGAAGTCCGTCGGCGAGGCCATGGGCATCGGCCGCAACTACATCTCCGGGCTGAACAAGGTCATGCGCTCGCTGGAACAGAAGCAGGCCGGGTTCTGGACCACCACCGACGCCTACTTTGCCGGCGACCGCGCCACGGACGTCGACGCGGTGCTCGAGGACCTGCGCCGCCCCACGGACGGGCGCATGTACGACGTCGAGCTCGCACTGCGCCTCGGCGCGAGCATTGAGCAGGTCTACGAGGTCTCCGGTATTGACCCGTGGTACCTCGCCGAGCTCAAGGCCCTCGTTGACTTCCGTGCTGTGCTAGCCAACGCCCCGGTGCTCGACGAGTCCCTGCTGCGCGAAGCGAAGGTGTTTGGCCTCTCTGATCGCCAGATCGCCGCCCTGCGTCCCGAATTGGCGGGGGAGGACGGCGTGCGCTCCCTACGTTGGTCGTTGGGAGTGCGCCCGGTCTACAAGACGGTGGACACGTGCGCCGGTGAGTTCGAGGCCCAAACCCCGTACCACTACTCCGCCTACGAGCTCGACCCGGACGCGGAGTCCGAGGTGGCCGTCACTGGCAAGGACAAGGTCATCATCTTGGGCTCCGGGCCGAACCGCATCGGCCAGGGCATCGAGTTCGACTACTCGTGCGTCCACGCGGCCCTGGAACTGAGCGCCCGCGGCTACGAGACGGTCATGGTCAACTGCAACCCGGAGACCGTCTCCACCGACTACGACACCGCCGACCGCCTCTACTTCGAGCCGTTGACCTTCGAAGACGTCATGGAGGTCTACCACGCGGAGAGCCAGTCCGGCACCGTCGCCGGCGTCATCGTGCAGCTGGGTGGGCAGACGCCGCTGGGCCTGGCGCAGCGCCTCGCCGACGCCGGCGTGCCCGTCGTCGGCACCTCGCCGGAGGCTATCGACCTCGCCGAGGACCGCGGTGAGTTCGGCAAGGTTCTCGCCGATGCGAACCTGCCCGCCCCCGAGTTCGGCACCGCGACCTCCTTCGAGCAGGCGCAAGCCGTGGCCAAGGACATCGGCTACCCGGTGCTCGTGCGCCCGTCCTACGTGCTCGGCGGCCGTGGCATGGAGATCGTCTACGACGAGCCCAGCCTGAAGAACTACATCGACCGCGCCACGGAGCTGTCTCCCGACCACCCGGTGCTCGTCGACCGCTTCCTCGACTCCGCCATCGAAATCGACGTCGACGCGCTGTGCGACGGCGAAGAGGTCTACCTCGGCGGCGTCATGGAGCACATCGAGGAGGCCGGCATCCACTCCGGCGACTCCGCCTGCGCGCTCCCACCGATGACCCTCGGCCCGGAGGACATCGCCAACGTGCGTCGGTCCGCCACCGCCATCGCCTTCGGAGTGGGTGTCAAGGGCCTGCTCAACATCCAATTCGCCCTCAAGGACGACGTCCTCTACGTCATCGAGGCCAACCCGCGGGCGTCGCGTACCGTTCCCTTCGTCTCGAAGGCCACCGGCGTCCACCTGGCCAAGGCTGCCGCCCGCATCATGATGGGTGCCACCATCGCCGAACTCAAGGATGAAGGCATGCTGCCCGCCGATTACGACGGTGGCTCCCTGCCCCTTGACCACCCGATCGCCGTCAAGGAAGCCGTCCTGCCCTTCACCCGCTTCCGGCGCCCCGACGGCTCCATGCTGGACACGCTGCTCAGCCCCGAGATGAAGTCCACCGGCGAGGTCATGGGCCTGGCCGACGACTTCGGCGGTGCCTACGCCAAGGCCGAGCACGCCTCCTTCGGCGAACTGCCCACGCAAGGCACTATCTTCGTCACCGTCGCCAACCGCGACAAACGCACCCTCATCTTCCCGATCCAGCGTCTGTACACCATGGGCTTCAAGCTGCTCGCCACCTCTGGCACCGCCCAGATGTTGCGCCGCAACGGCATCGACTGCGAAGTGGTGCTCAAGGGTTCCGAGGTCCGCGACGGCGCGAAGGGCGAGTCCATCGTCGATCGCATCCTTAACGGCGAGGTTGACCTCATCCTCAATACCCCGGCCGGTTCCGCCGGTGCGCGTCACGACGGTTACGACATCCGCGCGGCGGCCGTCACCTCCGGTATCCCGCTGATGACGACCGTGCAGGGAGTCACCGCGTGCGTCCAGGGCATTGAGGCTCTGCGCTCCGACGAGCTGCAGGTCCGCGCGCTACAGGACCTCAATCACGGTGGGGGACAGGCCTCATGA
- the carA gene encoding glutamine-hydrolyzing carbamoyl-phosphate synthase small subunit, with product MTNNLQRKGTAVSSTTDPQAVLVLADGRVFRGRGFGATGTTLGEAVFTTAMTGYQETMTDPSYHRQIVVAAAPHIGNTGWNDEDDESRDCRIKVAGLVIRDLSHTVSNWRATTSLAEEMASQNIIGIRGIDTRTLVRHLRNFGSIAAGIFSGADAERSVEELVDIVASQPPMAGADLAAEVSTEEPYVYEPEGDPRFTVVAYDMGIKTNTPRNFARRGIRTIVVPANTPFADIEQYRPDGVFVSNGPGDPATADEMVAIVRDVLAAQIPFFGICFGNQILGRALGLKTYKMTFGHRGINVPVINHLTGKIDITSQNHGFALEGTPGGRFETDFGEAIVTHSCLNDDTVEGVALANGLAYSVQYHPESAAGPHDANPLFDQFIDLMTNHSPNQA from the coding sequence ATGACGAATAACTTGCAGCGAAAGGGAACTGCCGTGAGCTCCACCACCGACCCCCAGGCCGTCCTGGTTCTCGCCGACGGCCGCGTCTTCCGCGGCCGCGGTTTCGGCGCCACCGGCACCACGCTGGGTGAGGCCGTCTTCACCACCGCCATGACCGGCTACCAAGAGACGATGACCGACCCGTCCTACCACCGGCAGATTGTCGTGGCAGCCGCCCCGCACATCGGTAACACCGGCTGGAACGATGAGGACGACGAATCCCGCGACTGCCGCATCAAGGTAGCCGGGCTCGTCATCCGCGACCTGTCGCACACCGTATCCAACTGGCGGGCCACTACCTCGTTGGCCGAGGAAATGGCGTCCCAAAACATCATCGGTATCCGCGGCATCGACACCCGCACCCTCGTGCGCCACCTGCGCAACTTCGGCTCCATTGCCGCCGGAATCTTCTCGGGAGCAGACGCCGAGCGCAGCGTCGAGGAGCTCGTCGACATCGTCGCCTCGCAGCCGCCCATGGCCGGCGCTGATCTCGCCGCCGAAGTCTCCACCGAGGAGCCTTACGTCTACGAGCCGGAAGGCGATCCGCGCTTCACGGTCGTCGCCTACGACATGGGCATTAAGACCAACACCCCGCGCAATTTCGCCCGCCGCGGCATCCGCACCATCGTCGTCCCCGCCAACACGCCCTTCGCCGACATTGAGCAGTACCGCCCCGACGGCGTCTTCGTCTCCAACGGCCCCGGCGACCCAGCCACCGCCGACGAGATGGTGGCCATCGTCCGCGATGTCCTCGCCGCGCAGATCCCCTTCTTCGGCATTTGCTTCGGCAACCAGATCCTCGGCCGCGCCCTAGGGCTGAAGACCTACAAGATGACTTTCGGCCACCGTGGCATCAACGTCCCGGTCATCAACCACCTCACCGGCAAGATCGACATCACCTCCCAGAATCACGGCTTCGCCCTGGAAGGCACGCCCGGCGGCCGTTTCGAGACCGACTTCGGCGAGGCCATCGTCACGCATTCCTGCCTCAACGATGACACCGTCGAAGGCGTCGCACTGGCCAACGGTCTGGCCTATTCGGTGCAGTACCACCCCGAATCCGCCGCCGGCCCGCACGACGCCAACCCCCTATTCGACCAGTTCATCGACCTGATGACCAACCACTCGCCGAACCAGGCCTAA
- a CDS encoding dihydroorotase: MTMNNSGTTVLQNVRIYGEGDPVTVLITDGVIASLDYRPDAADAPAVPEDATVIDGDGAVLLPGLVDMHVHLREPGREDTETIVTGSQAAALGGFTAVFTMANTQPVMDQPVIADSVWHKGQAAGLCDVHPVGSITKGLKGESLTEYGMMAAGDAKVRMFSDDGRCVDNPLIMRRAIEYAAGLDVLLAQHSEDHRLTEGAVAHEGSTAARLGLRGWPRVAEESIVARDIIMTRDYGGRLHVCHASTAGTVELLAWAKQQGISVTAEATPHHLLLTDAKLESYDGVYRVNPPLREESDTVALREALLNGTIDCVATDHAPHGSEEKCCEFDVARPGMLGLETSLAIIAEIFVKPGLADWRFVAKVMSERPAQITRLPDHGRPIAVGEPANLTLVDPEHEWTVDREELASKAENTPYHDLTFSTKVKATLLRGRVTALDGQPSQPANA; the protein is encoded by the coding sequence ATGACTATGAATAACTCCGGAACTACCGTTCTTCAAAACGTCCGCATCTACGGCGAAGGCGACCCGGTCACGGTGCTCATCACCGACGGCGTCATCGCCAGCCTCGACTACCGCCCCGACGCCGCGGACGCGCCGGCGGTGCCCGAGGACGCGACGGTCATCGACGGCGACGGTGCGGTGCTGCTGCCCGGGCTGGTGGATATGCACGTACACCTGCGCGAGCCAGGCCGCGAGGACACTGAGACCATTGTCACCGGCTCCCAGGCGGCCGCCCTGGGAGGCTTCACCGCCGTGTTCACCATGGCGAACACGCAACCGGTCATGGACCAGCCGGTGATCGCCGACTCGGTGTGGCACAAAGGCCAAGCCGCGGGGCTGTGCGACGTCCACCCGGTGGGATCCATCACCAAGGGACTCAAGGGCGAATCGCTGACCGAGTATGGGATGATGGCCGCCGGCGATGCGAAGGTGCGGATGTTCTCCGACGACGGCCGCTGCGTGGACAATCCCCTCATCATGCGCCGCGCCATCGAGTACGCTGCCGGGCTGGACGTTTTGCTCGCCCAGCACTCGGAGGACCACCGGCTCACGGAGGGCGCCGTGGCCCACGAGGGTTCGACCGCCGCGCGGCTGGGCTTGCGCGGCTGGCCGCGGGTCGCCGAGGAATCCATCGTGGCTCGGGACATCATCATGACGCGCGACTACGGCGGGCGCTTGCACGTGTGCCACGCGTCGACGGCGGGAACCGTCGAGCTGCTCGCCTGGGCGAAGCAGCAGGGGATTTCCGTCACCGCAGAGGCCACACCGCATCACCTGCTGCTCACTGACGCGAAGCTGGAGTCCTACGACGGCGTCTACCGCGTAAACCCCCCGCTGCGTGAGGAGTCCGACACCGTGGCGCTGCGCGAGGCGCTGCTCAACGGCACGATCGACTGCGTGGCTACGGACCACGCCCCGCACGGTTCGGAGGAGAAGTGCTGCGAGTTCGACGTCGCCCGGCCGGGCATGCTCGGGCTGGAGACGTCGCTTGCGATCATTGCCGAGATCTTCGTCAAGCCTGGTCTGGCGGATTGGCGTTTCGTCGCGAAGGTGATGAGTGAGCGGCCGGCGCAGATCACCCGGCTTCCTGATCACGGTCGCCCGATCGCGGTGGGCGAGCCGGCGAACCTCACTCTCGTCGACCCGGAGCACGAGTGGACGGTGGACCGGGAAGAGTTGGCGTCGAAGGCTGAGAACACCCCCTACCACGATCTCACCTTCAGCACGAAGGTGAAGGCGACGCTGTTGCGCGGGCGCGTGACCGCGCTGGATGGGCAGCCGAGCCAGCCTGCCAACGCCTAA
- a CDS encoding aspartate carbamoyltransferase catalytic subunit, whose protein sequence is MKHLLDIADLSKDEILGIMDEADRFRETLLDREIKKLPTLRGRTVFTLFYENSTRTRSSFETAGKWMSADVINISASSSSVKKGESLKDTGLTLTAIGADAIIMRHPSSGAAKLLSGWVAPGGQGPSVINAGDGAHQHPTQALLDAVTMRQRLGGLEGRKVLIVGDCLHSRVVRSNVDLLSTLGAEVVLIAPPSLLPAGVEKWPVRVAYDFDSEIPGADVVMMLRVQAERMHGGFFPSQREYAALYGLSARRERMLADHAIVMHPGPMLRGMEINYRVADLDRTAVLQQVNNGVHVRMAVLFTLIAGADASLA, encoded by the coding sequence ATGAAGCACCTGTTGGATATTGCCGATCTCAGCAAGGACGAAATCCTCGGCATCATGGATGAGGCGGATCGCTTCCGCGAGACGTTGCTCGACCGCGAGATCAAGAAACTGCCCACACTGCGCGGGCGGACCGTGTTCACCCTCTTCTATGAGAATTCCACCCGTACCCGATCGTCGTTTGAGACGGCCGGCAAGTGGATGAGCGCGGATGTCATCAACATTTCGGCGTCGTCATCGAGCGTGAAGAAGGGCGAGTCACTCAAGGACACCGGCTTGACCCTGACCGCGATCGGTGCCGACGCCATTATCATGCGCCACCCGTCCTCAGGCGCGGCGAAGCTGCTGAGTGGCTGGGTGGCCCCGGGCGGGCAGGGCCCCAGCGTCATCAACGCCGGCGACGGAGCTCACCAGCACCCCACGCAGGCGCTGCTCGACGCGGTCACCATGCGCCAGCGCCTCGGCGGCCTCGAAGGCCGGAAGGTGCTCATCGTCGGCGACTGCCTGCATTCGCGCGTCGTCCGGTCGAACGTTGACCTGCTGTCCACCCTGGGCGCCGAGGTCGTGCTCATCGCCCCGCCGTCGCTGTTGCCTGCTGGGGTGGAGAAGTGGCCGGTACGGGTTGCCTACGATTTCGACTCCGAGATCCCAGGTGCCGACGTGGTCATGATGCTGCGCGTGCAGGCCGAACGCATGCATGGCGGGTTCTTCCCCTCGCAGCGTGAGTACGCGGCGCTGTACGGGCTGTCGGCCCGCCGGGAGCGGATGCTCGCCGACCACGCGATCGTCATGCACCCCGGCCCGATGCTGCGCGGCATGGAAATCAACTACCGGGTGGCGGATCTGGACCGGACCGCCGTCCTTCAGCAGGTAAACAACGGCGTGCACGTGCGCATGGCCGTGTTGTTCACCCTAATCGCCGGCGCCGATGCGTCACTGGCGTAG
- the pyrR gene encoding bifunctional pyr operon transcriptional regulator/uracil phosphoribosyltransferase PyrR has translation MSETQSLRVTSSELLGSDDVARTVARIAHQIIEKNALGSAEQAPVMLLGIPSGGVPLATRLAEKIAEFSGVAVPTGSLDITLYRDDLRRGPHRALRPTTIPSVGVDGTIVVLVDDVLFSGRTIRAALDALRDLGRPAAVQLAVLVDRGHRELPIRADYVGKNLPTSRSEDVQVLTEAIDGRDAVILTRYDSGSQVNQDEGTEESAGR, from the coding sequence ATGAGTGAAACACAGTCACTGAGGGTAACGAGCTCGGAGCTGCTGGGCTCCGACGACGTTGCTCGCACTGTCGCACGCATCGCGCACCAGATCATTGAAAAGAATGCGCTCGGTTCCGCAGAGCAGGCCCCGGTCATGCTCCTTGGCATTCCCTCCGGGGGAGTGCCGCTGGCAACGCGGCTGGCCGAGAAGATCGCCGAATTCTCTGGGGTGGCGGTGCCGACCGGCTCCCTGGATATCACCTTGTACCGGGATGATCTGCGCCGAGGCCCACACCGCGCGCTGCGTCCCACCACCATCCCGTCGGTGGGGGTGGACGGCACCATCGTCGTGCTCGTCGACGACGTGCTTTTCTCCGGCCGGACGATCCGCGCGGCGCTCGACGCCCTGCGCGACCTGGGCCGCCCGGCCGCCGTGCAACTGGCGGTCCTCGTGGACCGCGGCCACCGAGAACTGCCGATTCGGGCGGATTATGTCGGCAAAAACCTGCCTACCTCGCGATCCGAGGACGTGCAGGTTCTCACCGAAGCCATCGACGGCCGCGACGCCGTCATCCTGACCCGCTACGACAGCGGCTCGCAGGTAAACCAGGACGAAGGCACAGAGGAAAGCGCAGGCCGGTAG